In the Magnolia sinica isolate HGM2019 chromosome 15, MsV1, whole genome shotgun sequence genome, one interval contains:
- the LOC131227090 gene encoding cysteine-rich repeat secretory protein 55-like, whose protein sequence is MALFYHLLIFFLLTLAKSEDRLAEFCNNDKTYTRAKTSSNIDNVLSQLVVKTPLSGFANTSFGSGQDAIYGLAQCRGDVSTEECVKCTADAAKQIRQVCTNQADARIWFDFCFLRYDTEDFVGKLDTSFGVFYFNVENATDPEAFVEKLGGLMDRVRAQGVGPTSRGLGKDKLKFSPFVTIYALVQCTGDLSRLSCAQCLATAVSSFHTYCEYRKGCRVLYSSCYVRYEIYPFFFPLDSSKKAEGSYSRAIVHP, encoded by the coding sequence atggCATTGTTCTATCATCTTCTTATCTTCTTCCTACTTACACTAGCAAAATCCGAAGACCGGCTGGCAGAATTCTGCAACAATGACAAGACCTACACCCGCGCCAAAACATCATCAAACATCGATAATGTACTCTCCCAACTAGTCGTGAAAACCCCATTATCTGGCTTCGCAAACACCTCCTTTGGCAGTGGCCAGGATGCCATCTATGGCCTCGCCCAGTGTAGAGGGGATGTGAGCACTGAAGAGTGTGTGAAATGCACTGCCGATGCAGCAAAACAGATCCGCCAGGTCTGCACCAACCAAGCTGATGCAAGAATATGGTTCGACTTCTGCTTCCTACGCTATGACACTGAAGACTTTGTAGGGAAGTTGGACACCAGCTTCGGGGTGTTCTACTTCAATGTGGAGAATGCAACAGACCCAGAAGCTTTCGTTGAGAAGTTGGGAGGATTGATGGATCGAGTGCGAGCGCAAGGGGTGGGCCCTACTAGTCGTGGGTTGGGTAAGGATAAGCTCAAGTTCTCGCCGTTTGTGACCATCTATGCCTTGGTGCAATGCACTGGAGATTTGTCGAGACTATCATGTGCGCAGTGTTTGGCTACTGCGGTTTCAAGTTTTCATACCTATTGCGAATATAGGAAGGGTTGTCGCGTTCTTTATAGCAGCTGCTACGTTAGATATGAGATCTatcctttcttcttccctcttgaTTCCAGCAAGAAGGCTGAAGGTTCTTATTCTAGGGCTATTGTTCACCcttag